The sequence AGCTGTGCGCCGTCGGAGGGCGAGACAATGGTCAGATCGGCAATCGAGCGCATCGTCCCGATATCTTCCGTCGCATGATGCGAGGTGCCGTAAAAGCCCATCGATATGCCGGTGTGATGACCGATCAGGCGCACCGGCTGGGCGCTGTAGGCGATGTCCATGCGGATCTGCTCGCAGGCTAGCAGTCCGACGAAGGATGCAAAGGTGGCAACGAAAGGCGTGACCCCGGTGGTTGCGATGCCGGCAGCGACGCTCACCATGTTCTGCTCGGAAATGCCGAAGGACAGATAGCGGTCCGGATACTTCTCCGCGAACCGGTTGAGCCCGTTGGAATACTGGAGATCTGCGGAGCCGGCGACGACATTGTGGCCGGCCTCGACTAGATCGATCAGCCCGTTAGACAGGTGATCGAGGCCTGGGTTTTTGATGTTCAAGGCACGGTAATGCCAGGATTCGGAAGACTTCAGCGCACTCATCTCAGATCACCTTCGAATTGATTTCTTCTATCGCAGCTTCGGCGTCCGGCGTATCGAGCCAGCCCAGATGCCAGCCCGGTTCCGTCTCCATGTAGGAGATGCCCTTTCCCTTGATCGTGCGGGAGATGATGCATACCGGCCCTTCGCGCGTTTCATCGGCGCGGAGCCGGCGCAGAAGCTCGGTCAGGGCGGAAATGTCATGGCCATCCACGGTGTGGACTTCCCAGCCGAAGGAGCGCCATTTCTCGTCCAGCGGCTCGATATTCATGACGTCATCAACCTTGCCGTCGAGCTGATAGCCATTGCGATCGACGATCGCGATCAGGTTCTTCGCTTTATGCTGGGCGGCGCAGAGTGCCGCTTCCCAGACCTGGCCTTCCTGCATTTCGCCATCGCCCATCATGCAGAAGACCTTGTAGTCTTCGCCGGTCCAGCGCTGCGCCAGCGCGATGCCGAGACCGTTGGAGAGCGCATGGCCGATGGATCCGGAGGAGAAGTCGACGCCCGGAACCTTTCGCATGTCAGGGTGGTCGCCGAGCGGGCTGCCGAGACGGGTGTAGCTGTCGAGCCACTCCGTCGGGAAGAAGTCGAGATCGGCATAGATCGGGAACAGGCCGACGGCGGCATGGCCCTTGCCGATCGTGAACCGGTCGCGCCCGGACCAGTCCGGCTCGCCTCGTCGGATGTTCATGACATCGTAGTAGAGCGCCGCAAAGGCTTCAGCGGCGGAGAAGACCGAGGTGTAGTGCCCGGTCTTGGCGATGTCGATCAGCCGCACCGTTTCCAGCCGGATGAACTTTGCGCGCTCGCGCAGCATTTCGATGGTGTCCTGCGTCGGGGTGAAATTGTTCGGCACCGGCGCCGCCCCCCCTTCCGTTTGACCTGACATGTCTTTCCTCCTGATGAGGTTGGCTGACCGGATGCGGTCAGCGGGCTTGCAAAGCATTTTCGTGACCGACCGGCGTCGCCTGCCGAACTTGAAAATGCGTCTGAACAATTCACCGGAGCGCCTGCACCAGGGGCGGTGCCGCTCTCAGTATTTCACTGCAGCCAGATCAGATTGGATCATTATATATGATACACGATCTGTTGCGACGATGTCGTGACCCGGTCCGGCCGCGCGGGCCGGCAGCACTTGGCAAGGGTGGTCGGGTCTTCAGGTTGCGGAGCTAGGATTCCGTCTGCTCAGTGCCGTACTGGCGATCGACGAGCGTGATGCCCCAGCGGATATCGTCTTGCATCGCCGCCCGGGCGGCATCGGCGTCGCTGCGCCGCATGGCTTCCAGCGCAGGGAAATGACGGTGGTTGTCCGCGGACAGCTGGCGGGCAGGGACCTCCTCGTGAAAGGTCCGCAGAAAAGGCCCCATCAGCGTCCACATCGTTTCGCAGATCGATTCGACAAACGGCATCTCGGCGAGCTGCAGAATCTTGAAGTGAAAATTGCGATTGATGCGGCTTGCCGCTTCCGGATCCTCTGCTGCCGCCTGGATGAAATGCCTGTTGATATCTTCCAGTTCAGCAATATCCGCCGGGGTGCAGATCTCGGCGCAGCGATAGGCCGCCATACCCTCAAGATCGATCCGGATCGAGATGATCTCGCGCAGATCGCGCGGCGTCAGCTTCGGCACGAACACCGATGTCGCGGCCTTGATCTCCAGCGCGCGTTCGCTGACAAGCCGGAACATCGCCTCCCGCACCGGCGTGCTGGAGGTGCCGTGCTGCTTTGCCAGTTCCGAAATCGTCAGGCGCTGGCCCGGATGGTACTGACCATCCATCAGCCCCTGGCGCAGGCGCTGGTAAAGCTGTTCGGAAAGATTTGCCCTGGAGATTGGTTCCGGCTGCGTCATCTTCATTCCCACTCAATCCACCTGGGGTTAAACGTAAGGCGACTATAGCGCCAATACCGGACGTGCGCCGATAGTTTTGTTTCTGAAACAACTGCGCATCGCATCGCTTAACCTCCGAACCGGTTCTCCGGAACACCGCGAATGCCGAGGCCGTCAATCACGAACAGCGATCCCGCATCGGGATGGGTCTCATCGACATCGGGAACCGGCGGTGTGCGCATGGTCGGCACGTAGAGCCGATCGAGATTGGCCCCGCCGAACATCACCGATGCAACGCAGAGCGTCGGCATGTCGATCGTCAGAAGGCGCGCTCCGTCCGGTGCGATGCGGTGGATCTTGCCCTTGTAGACACCGGCCGACCAGACACAGCCTTCCGCATCCACGGTGGCGCCATCCGGCAAGCCGTCTTCGGGACCGAAGGCATGGAAATCCCGCTTGTTCGAAACCGCGCCGGTTTCAAGATCATAATCATAGGCATAGATCATCTTCGCCCGGCTGTCGGCAAAGTAGAAGATCGACCCGTCCGGGCTCCAGCAGGGGCCGTTGGAAACGGTGATATTGTCGTCGATCTGACGGACCGACAGGTCGGTGCCGACCGAGTAGAGCAGCGCATCCGGCTTTGTTTCGGTCGTTTCGAGGCTACCGCAGACATAGCGTCCGTGCTTGTCCACCTTGCCGTCGTTCAGCCGCACGGTCGCAGATTTGTGCTGGACCTTTTCCAGCACCGTCGCTTCTCCGGTTTCGAAGTCGAAAGTATAGAAGCCGTCGGCAAGCGAGAGCAGGGCACCGCCCTTGTCCCTCAGCGCCATGGCGCCGATATTCTGGGGTACGTCCCAGACCTTGACCTCGTTGCCGTCTTCGGTGGCGCGGAAGATCTTGTTGCCGAGGCTGTCGATCCAGTAAAGCCGCTGTTCGGGGATATCCCAGAGCGGGCCTTCGCCCAGCACGGTGTCGCAGGCGACAAGTTTCTTGATGTCCATTTCTCTCTCCCTTTTCAAAGGCCAGGCGTGGATCGGCGGTGCGCGCTGACCGCAAGGATCAGCAACACGCCCTTGATAATCATCTGATAGTAAGTCGACACATTCAGGAAGTTCAGCCCGTTGCCGAGCAGCGCCAGAAACAGCACCCCGCCAATGGGACCGAGAATGCCGCCCATACCGCCCGACAGCATGGTTCCCCCAAGCGCTGTCGCGGCGATGGAATCCACCGAGAACGGCACGCCGACCAGCGGATCGCCGCTTGCCAGCCTGCCGGCGACATTGATGCCGCCGAGGCAGGCGAAAAGCGATGACAGCAGATAGACCGAGACCACGATCCGGGTCGCATTGACGCCACCAAGCCGCGCGCTCTCCTGCGAGGCGCCGGTGGCGTAGACATGCAGGCCGAAGCAGGTGCGGCCGAGCACATAGCTGACGCCGACAACGAGAATGAGGGCGGCAAGGATCGGCAGCGGAACCACGCCGAACAGCTTGCCCGAGCCATAGGCCGTCAGCCAGCCCGCCACCTCACCGCCCGGCACCGGGCGCACGATCAACGCCAGCCCCTGAACGGCGGTCATGGTCGACAGCGTCATCAGGATCGGATGGATGCCAAACCGGGTGATGCCGAGCGCATTGACGAGACCGACGGCAAGGGCAGCGGCCAGCGCAGCTGGCAGCGACCATGCGGCGTTGTGGCTGAGAATGGCCGTCGTCAGGCTCACAACCGAGCCGACCGAAAGATCGAGCCCGCCTGTCAGGATGACGAAGGTCTGGCCAATGGTGACCGCGACCAGACTTGCCTGCTGATTCAGAATGTTCAGCAAGTTCTGCGGCATCAGGATGCGCGGTGACAGGAAGGCCAGCGCAATCGCCAGAACGATAATCATAACCAGTACCGGTAGGGCTGCCCGACGACGCTGGCTTACGGCGGAAACAGAAGCGGAACGTCTCATGCAGCTACTCCCAGAACCGCAGCCTTCATCAGGCCTTCTTCAGTTGCCTCATCACTGGCGAATTCGGCAACGGTCGCGCCCTCGCTGAGGACGATGATCCGGTCGCAAAGCCCGATCAGTTCGGGCAGTTCGCGCGATGTCACCAGAACCGGAACACCGCTTTCGGCAAGTTCGCGAAGAAGCGTGTAAATCTCGGATTTCGCGCCGATGTCGACGCCTCTGGTCGGCTCTTCGCAGATCAGGAAACTCACGCCGCGCAGCAGCCAGCGCGCCAGTAGCGCCTTTTGCTGGTTGCCGCCGGACAGTTCGCCGATCGGCTGAGTTGGACCGCGCATGCGCACATTCAGCCGCTCGATCAGCTTTTCGATCTTGGGCGTCGGCATCGGCGCCAGTCCGAACAGGCTGCGTCCCGGCAGCAGACCAAGCGAAATGTTCCGGTCGACGCCGAGAGACAGAAGAAGCCCTTCCGCCTTGCGGTCTTCCGGGATCAGCCCGATGCCGGCCCTGATGCCGCCCATGGGGCCGGAATGATCGAAGGGCGCGCCATCAAACAGGATGTCGCCATCGACCAGCGTATGCCCTTCGAAGATGGCGCGGGTGACCTCGATCTGGCCCTGACCTTCGAGACCCGCGAGCCCGACGATCTCATGGGCGCCGACATGAAAGTTTACCGGGCCTTTCAGTCCTTCGACCTTCACATTCTTCAGTTCCAGCATCGGATCCTGATTGAGGCCGCGTGAGGAGCGCGGCGGATAAAGTTGTTCAAGGTCGCGACCGACCATGGTCGCGATCAACTGGTCGTCGGTCACATCCTTCATCATGAAATGGCCGGCGAACTGACCATCTTTCAGAACCGTCACCTCATCGCAGAGTTCAAACAGTTCCGGAAGACGGTGCGAGATGTAGAGGATGCCTTTGCCGCGGGCCTGCAGATCGCGGATGAAGCCGAAGAGCTTTTCGGCCTCGCGATCGCCAAGTGCCGCCGTCGGTTCGTCGAACACGAAAATATCGGCATCGCGGATCATGCCCTTGGCGATTTCCACCATCTGCTGATCGGCGACCCTGAGGCTGCCGGTGACCACGTCGGGGTCGATGGAAAGACCCATTTCATCGAGAATGGCGGCGGCATCGCGGCGCATGCGGGCGCGGTCGATCCCGCCGAAGCGGTTGCGGGGTTCGTTGCCAAGATAAAGGTTCTCGGCAACGGACAGGTTTGGCAACAGGATGAATTCCTGAAAAATCGTGGAGATGCCCGCGGCCCGTGCCTGTTCGGCATTGGCAAACCGCACGGCCTCTCCCTTGATACGAAAATCACCGCCGGAGGGCGCGTAAACGCCGGAAAAGATTTTCATCAAAGTGGACTTGCCAGCCCCGTTTTCACCGAGCACGGCATGAACCGAGCCCTCACGCAGGGCAAGCGAGACCCCTTTCAGGGCCTGCACCGGCCCGAAGGACTTTTCGATGTCTATCGCTTCCAGAAGCATAGCGCCCTCCGAGCCTGTTACTTGCCGTAGATCTCGACGAGGGTTTCGTCCGGCAGGCTGGAGCCGACCCAGTAGGAGTCATTGAGGTCCGGACGGTAGTATTCGGCAATGGTTTCCTTGGTGATCGGCGTGGGACGCAGCGCATAGTCATGATAGACGGTCTCGCCTTCGAGCAGACGCACGGCGGCGATGACGGCCTGCTGGCCGAACCAGGTCGGGTATTGCGGCGCGACCGTATCCAGGTCCATTTCCTGCCAGATGCGCAGGAAGCCGTTATTGCCTTCACCGGTCATCGGGATCATCGGCAGGCCGTAATCCTCGATCACCTCGGCGCAGGCCTGGGTCATGGCGCCGCCGGACGACCAGATCGCGTCGACATCCGAATGGGCGACCAGAAGCGACTCGCACACCTGTTTGCCCTTGTCGTAGGCCCAGTCGGCAAAGCCTTCGTCGATCACTTTGATATCGGGATAGTTGGCGAAGACTTCCTCGACACCCTTCCAGCGGTCATTTTCAATCGAATTCCCGGAAATGCCGCGGATAGCGATCACATTGCCCTTGCCGTCCAGCGTGTCGGCCAGAAACTGTGCGCCGGCGCGACCGAAATCGACGTCGTCGCCGAGGATCTTGACGGTGTAGTCATCCGGCGTTGCATTGGAGGAGAAGATGATGACCGGAATACCGGCATCATAAACGCTCTGCAGCACGCCGTTGAGCGCTACTTCTGAACCCGGAGCGACCAGGAGGGCGTCAATGCCGCGCGAAACCAGATCCTCGATGTCGGAGACCTGCTTGCTGACATCGCCGCCCGCGTCGGTCACGATCATTTCGGAAACCGCCGGCTGGATTTCAGCTTCATGAATTGCTTCTTCGATCATCTGAACCCGCCAGGTGTTGACGACCGAAATATTGCTGAGGCCGAGAACGAAGGCGTCCTTGTCGACTTCCATGCCAGTCACCTCGGCGCTGCCTTCGAGCGGCTCAAGCGCCGGGTTGAGGGCGGGGACGTCCTGCGCGATCGCGCCGCTCCCGATAAAGGCCAGCGCAGAAACGCCGAGCAGCAGTTTGAACGAATGCATTTTCATTTTCTCTCTCCCTTTGATGCGCCGACGGCGCTTTGATTACCGGACCCGGGGGCCAGGCTAATGAGACCGTCGCTTGGCAAGCCCTGCCGCGACCACGATGATTGCGCCCTGGATGATCAACTGCGCCGGCTTGCCGACGCCCATGCCCGTCAGCAGGTTGGCAAGGAAGGTCAGCGCCAGAGCGCCGGCCAGTGCGCCGAGCGCACCGCCAGTGCCGCCACCGAAACTGGTGCCTCCCAGCACCACGGCTGCAACCGAGGCCAGAACCAGATCGGCGCCGAGGTTCAGCGTGCCCGTGCCGATGTAGCCGGTCAGAAGGATAGCGGCGACGCCGGCCAGAAGACCGCCTGCGACATGGGCCATGACCAGCGACCTGTTGACCGGAACGCCGCCGAGAAAGGCTGCCCCGAAGCTTGAGCCGAGCGCATAGAGTCCGTGGCCGAACACGCCCTTCTTCAGAGCGAACCAGCACAGCGCGGTGAGCGCGAACAGCACAGCGCCGGCAATGGGGAAACGACCCCACCGGCCCGAACCGAGCCATTCGATCACCGCGTTAACCTCGCCGCCCGGCGCACCGCCGCTGACGATATAGCTGATGCCGACCAGCACGATCGACATGCCGAGCGTGACGACAACGGCGGATGCGCGCAGCCGCGCGATCAAAAAGGCATTGGCAAGACCCACCAGTCCGCCAACAGCCAGCGGCAGCAGCACCGATCCGGCAGCGGGCCCGTTGGCGATCATGGGCATGGCCAGAAGCACGTTGCAAAGGGCGATGACACCGCCGATCGACATATCGATGGACCGCCCGATCATCGGGTGAAGCTGTCCGAGCGCCAGCACACCCAGCGGGGCAGCCTGCCGCAGGACAATCATTAGAAACGGCAGCGTCAGCAGTCGCGGCTGGACGATCCAGGCAAGGATGATCAGCACGATCAGCGTCGGATAGGCTGGCACTTCCATAACCGTGCGCAACGCCGAGCGCGGCCAGAAACCGATCCTGCGCATCACCGTGTTCGTCATCTCGCTTTCCTTTCTGGTGCTCGCTTCACCCCGGACGAAACCACGTCGGTTGCAATGCGCGGCTTCATCTCTGCTCCGATCATGGCAACTTGAACAAAGCGGCAGCGGGCCGCTGCGATGCGAGGTTCTCCAATAGTCGACACGCGTATTTCTCCGACGAAGGCCCGCCATAGCGGGTCGGCTTCGTTGCCTATGTCAAAGATCTCACAACTCGGTCTTTAGCAGTCCGTTACGGCTTTCGATCTGCGACAAAGCATCCCGGAAACCGGCTTCCGATACTTCATGGGGGAAGTTGCGCATATGCGGCACAGGCAGTGTTGCCTCGGTAATTGTCTCAATGTCGGCATCCGTCAGATCACGCCCTGCAAGAGCATGGAAACTGAGGGGAAGCCCGACATGACGATAGATCGCCAGCAGCGCGTCCGGCATCTTGCGGCCCTCCAGTTCACACTGGACCGTCGTTCCATAGGCGACCTGCAGACCGTGCTGCGCGGTGCGTGCGCCGGGAACCAGCGACAGGCCTCGGGTCATGGCATGCGCCACAGACAATCCGCCGCTCTCGAAGCCCAGGCCCGCCATCAGGATCATCGCCTCGATTGCCGCCTCGAAGGAGGGCGTTACCTTTCCGCCGCCGGCGGCATCATAGGCGGCTGCGCCATGCTCCAGCAGAACGGCCTCACAGGCTTCGGCGATGGCAAGAGCAGTCCGCGTCGGACGCGCGGCAAACATGTTGCGACCACCCACTGCAGCGCAGGCGCGCGCTTCGACGGCCTTGCTGAGCGCATCGCCCAGTCCGGCGGCGAAGAAGTGCTTCGGCGCCCGCGACAGAATTTCGGTGTCGATCAGGACGCAATCGGGATTGCGCGTCAGATGCCGCACTTCCAGAAGCTTGTGATCCTTGTCGTAGAGAACGAAATTTTTGCTGGTCGGCGCATCGTTTGATGCCGCCGTCGGGATCGTCACCAGCGGCGCGTTGATGCGCTCCACGAGCGCCTTGCCCGCATCGATCGCACGTCCGCCGCCGCAGGCAAGCACCACCGGCCACTGAAGGTCGGGCATCTGGCTTTCGAGGTCCGACGCAGTGTCGGGACCAAGTGCACCATCAAAGGTGAGGCTGACATTGTGAAGCCCGGCCTCCAGCAGAAGAGCGGAAATCTGCTCGCCATAAAGCTCAAGGATGACCGGGTCCGTCACCAGCACGGCGCTATCGCCCAAACGGCGCGCCAGTTCGCCAATATGGCGCACGGCGCCAGCGCCCTGAACATAGCGGGACGGCGCACCGAAGACGGCAACATCCGCAAAGAAAGCCCAATTCGATTCCATCCCGATTTCCTCCACTGATCCATGATGTATCATATATGATGCATGAGTCAACTCGTGAAAATTCTCCACATCCTTGGCATGCATCTGGGCCGTGCGAGACCGGGCCCGCGAGTCAGGAGAAAGCGAAGACTTGAGAGCGGCGCCATCGGCCCGGTTAAGGGGCATGCCCGGAGAAATCACGGTTATTGCTGTGATCAGGTCATTCCCCTCGGCCGCAACGGCCAGGCGCGCGGGAGAAATCCGCAGGCTGACCGGCCGGTTTCGCAAAAGCCGCCGGCACGCTGTAGCGGTTTCGTTCGAAGGTAATCAGGCGGGTCGGTGAGACGCGTTTGCTTTGCCCGACGAAGCCGGCAAAGGCGGGTGGCAATGCCATCAATGCTGCCCGCTCGTCAGCCCAGACATTCGCCTTGCTCGGTCGAAACCAACACTCGAATAACAGAAAGGCCTCGAACCTTGCCGCGGGCTTTCCTGCTATTGATTGAAGATGAGCGAGCTTCTATATAATAATCATTATATAGAGAGGTTGCAGCTATGCAGAGTGTGAAGATTACAACGGTTGGCGCATCGTCCGGCGTCATCCTCACCAAGGAAATAATGGCCCATCTGAAGGTCAAGAAGGGCGACACCCTCTATCTGACCGAAACAGCCGATGGAGGCTATCGCCTTACGCCCTATAATCCCGAATTCGTCCGCCAGATGGAACTCGCCGACGAAATCATGCACGACGACCGCGAGGTATTGCGCGCGCTGGCAAAATGACGGGTGTCGCAATGAAGACTTGGCGGTGGATCGAACCGGCTGTCATATATGCGGTTCACGACAGGCAGCTGTCGGAACATGGCGGTTCCGAGGGCATCCGTAATGCTGACGGGATAGAAAGCGCCTTGGCCCGTCCGCAGAATCTGGCCGCGTATGGCACGCCGGACGCGTCAGACCTTGCCGCAGCCTATGCCTTCGGTCTCGCCAAGAACCATGGTTTCATGGATGGCAACAAACGCACGGCATGGATCGCGGCGCGTCTTTTTCTTGCTGATAACGGATACCGGCTTAGCTTTCAGCCCGCCGAAGCAATCCAGTTGATGGAAGGGGTTGCTGGCGGCGTGATCGGAGAAGAGGAACTCGCGCGCTGGTTCAGAGAACGTCTGTTAGAAGAGTAGACAGAGGCCTCGCAATTTTGGGCTTTTTCGGCGAGCAAAGGCGGCTTTCAGCCGAAGTCAATTCATGATTCCGGACCTATGGTTTCCTAAGAGTTAGCGCGTCGGGCGAAAAAGTGGAATCCGGTTTCTCGTTAACCCGACGCGCCAAAATAAAGAATCTAGACCCTCGGGCGATGCCGTTTAGTCGCCCGAGGGGCTAGTCTGGCGGAATCTCTGCGGCCAGAGAGACGGCAGGTTCATCGATGCATAAAATCCGACCGTCACTCAAACAGATCCAATTCTAGACAACCTCGAGATCATCCTGTTGATCTGCCATTGTGAAATGCTCTGGCCGAAAAGCCCGCGCGGGATATTCAGGTTTCGTTTCCAGGCGCAGCATCCCCTTCGGGCGCCTTGTACACGGCACGGCTCCATATGCTGCTTGCTTCCTTCACAACCTTGTCGAAATCGAAATCGCCGGATTTCGGCTGCCAGTCGAAAGAAAGCCAGCTGTAAGATGTAAACTCGACCATAATCACCAGCAGGAACGATGCAATGTCCGGGTCGACATCATGGCATTTTCCGCTTTCAACGCCGCGTTCGATATGTTCGCGAACGCGGTTGATGAACTTCCCGCGCAGTTCGTTCAGGGTTTCCGCCACTTCGGTATCGAAGGTGGCGACCTGAATGACGCTGCGCATGAAGGCCCGGTGGCGATAGAACATCTCCATATAGGTGCGGTTGGCATTTTCGACGCGTTGCTGCGGCGTGCCCGACTGGCGCGAGGAAGACAGCATGAACATCTCCCCCACAACGGTCGCAAGAATCGCCGAGAACACCTCGTTGCGATTCTTGAAATAGAGATAGAACGCTCCCCTGCTGACTCCAGCCCGTTCAACGATGTCGGCGACTGTGGTGCCGAAGTAGCCTTTCTGCGAGAAGACCGT is a genomic window of Martelella sp. NC20 containing:
- a CDS encoding ABC transporter permease; protein product: MTNTVMRRIGFWPRSALRTVMEVPAYPTLIVLIILAWIVQPRLLTLPFLMIVLRQAAPLGVLALGQLHPMIGRSIDMSIGGVIALCNVLLAMPMIANGPAAGSVLLPLAVGGLVGLANAFLIARLRASAVVVTLGMSIVLVGISYIVSGGAPGGEVNAVIEWLGSGRWGRFPIAGAVLFALTALCWFALKKGVFGHGLYALGSSFGAAFLGGVPVNRSLVMAHVAGGLLAGVAAILLTGYIGTGTLNLGADLVLASVAAVVLGGTSFGGGTGGALGALAGALALTFLANLLTGMGVGKPAQLIIQGAIIVVAAGLAKRRSH
- a CDS encoding ABC transporter permease, which produces MRRSASVSAVSQRRRAALPVLVMIIVLAIALAFLSPRILMPQNLLNILNQQASLVAVTIGQTFVILTGGLDLSVGSVVSLTTAILSHNAAWSLPAALAAALAVGLVNALGITRFGIHPILMTLSTMTAVQGLALIVRPVPGGEVAGWLTAYGSGKLFGVVPLPILAALILVVGVSYVLGRTCFGLHVYATGASQESARLGGVNATRIVVSVYLLSSLFACLGGINVAGRLASGDPLVGVPFSVDSIAATALGGTMLSGGMGGILGPIGGVLFLALLGNGLNFLNVSTYYQMIIKGVLLILAVSAHRRSTPGL
- a CDS encoding AbrB/MazE/SpoVT family DNA-binding domain-containing protein, which encodes MQSVKITTVGASSGVILTKEIMAHLKVKKGDTLYLTETADGGYRLTPYNPEFVRQMELADEIMHDDREVLRALAK
- a CDS encoding sugar ABC transporter ATP-binding protein produces the protein MLLEAIDIEKSFGPVQALKGVSLALREGSVHAVLGENGAGKSTLMKIFSGVYAPSGGDFRIKGEAVRFANAEQARAAGISTIFQEFILLPNLSVAENLYLGNEPRNRFGGIDRARMRRDAAAILDEMGLSIDPDVVTGSLRVADQQMVEIAKGMIRDADIFVFDEPTAALGDREAEKLFGFIRDLQARGKGILYISHRLPELFELCDEVTVLKDGQFAGHFMMKDVTDDQLIATMVGRDLEQLYPPRSSRGLNQDPMLELKNVKVEGLKGPVNFHVGAHEIVGLAGLEGQGQIEVTRAIFEGHTLVDGDILFDGAPFDHSGPMGGIRAGIGLIPEDRKAEGLLLSLGVDRNISLGLLPGRSLFGLAPMPTPKIEKLIERLNVRMRGPTQPIGELSGGNQQKALLARWLLRGVSFLICEEPTRGVDIGAKSEIYTLLRELAESGVPVLVTSRELPELIGLCDRIIVLSEGATVAEFASDEATEEGLMKAAVLGVAA
- a CDS encoding glycerol dehydrogenase; protein product: MESNWAFFADVAVFGAPSRYVQGAGAVRHIGELARRLGDSAVLVTDPVILELYGEQISALLLEAGLHNVSLTFDGALGPDTASDLESQMPDLQWPVVLACGGGRAIDAGKALVERINAPLVTIPTAASNDAPTSKNFVLYDKDHKLLEVRHLTRNPDCVLIDTEILSRAPKHFFAAGLGDALSKAVEARACAAVGGRNMFAARPTRTALAIAEACEAVLLEHGAAAYDAAGGGKVTPSFEAAIEAMILMAGLGFESGGLSVAHAMTRGLSLVPGARTAQHGLQVAYGTTVQCELEGRKMPDALLAIYRHVGLPLSFHALAGRDLTDADIETITEATLPVPHMRNFPHEVSEAGFRDALSQIESRNGLLKTEL
- a CDS encoding type II toxin-antitoxin system death-on-curing family toxin, whose amino-acid sequence is MKTWRWIEPAVIYAVHDRQLSEHGGSEGIRNADGIESALARPQNLAAYGTPDASDLAAAYAFGLAKNHGFMDGNKRTAWIAARLFLADNGYRLSFQPAEAIQLMEGVAGGVIGEEELARWFRERLLEE
- a CDS encoding transketolase; the protein is MLRERAKFIRLETVRLIDIAKTGHYTSVFSAAEAFAALYYDVMNIRRGEPDWSGRDRFTIGKGHAAVGLFPIYADLDFFPTEWLDSYTRLGSPLGDHPDMRKVPGVDFSSGSIGHALSNGLGIALAQRWTGEDYKVFCMMGDGEMQEGQVWEAALCAAQHKAKNLIAIVDRNGYQLDGKVDDVMNIEPLDEKWRSFGWEVHTVDGHDISALTELLRRLRADETREGPVCIISRTIKGKGISYMETEPGWHLGWLDTPDAEAAIEEINSKVI
- a CDS encoding TetR/AcrR family transcriptional regulator, whose amino-acid sequence is MKQPAHAKPERGSSHDTETLILQAAETVFSQKGYFGTTVADIVERAGVSRGAFYLYFKNRNEVFSAILATVVGEMFMLSSSRQSGTPQQRVENANRTYMEMFYRHRAFMRSVIQVATFDTEVAETLNELRGKFINRVREHIERGVESGKCHDVDPDIASFLLVIMVEFTSYSWLSFDWQPKSGDFDFDKVVKEASSIWSRAVYKAPEGDAAPGNET
- a CDS encoding GntR family transcriptional regulator, giving the protein MKMTQPEPISRANLSEQLYQRLRQGLMDGQYHPGQRLTISELAKQHGTSSTPVREAMFRLVSERALEIKAATSVFVPKLTPRDLREIISIRIDLEGMAAYRCAEICTPADIAELEDINRHFIQAAAEDPEAASRINRNFHFKILQLAEMPFVESICETMWTLMGPFLRTFHEEVPARQLSADNHRHFPALEAMRRSDADAARAAMQDDIRWGITLVDRQYGTEQTES
- a CDS encoding SMP-30/gluconolactonase/LRE family protein; amino-acid sequence: MDIKKLVACDTVLGEGPLWDIPEQRLYWIDSLGNKIFRATEDGNEVKVWDVPQNIGAMALRDKGGALLSLADGFYTFDFETGEATVLEKVQHKSATVRLNDGKVDKHGRYVCGSLETTETKPDALLYSVGTDLSVRQIDDNITVSNGPCWSPDGSIFYFADSRAKMIYAYDYDLETGAVSNKRDFHAFGPEDGLPDGATVDAEGCVWSAGVYKGKIHRIAPDGARLLTIDMPTLCVASVMFGGANLDRLYVPTMRTPPVPDVDETHPDAGSLFVIDGLGIRGVPENRFGG
- a CDS encoding ABC transporter substrate-binding protein; this translates as MKMHSFKLLLGVSALAFIGSGAIAQDVPALNPALEPLEGSAEVTGMEVDKDAFVLGLSNISVVNTWRVQMIEEAIHEAEIQPAVSEMIVTDAGGDVSKQVSDIEDLVSRGIDALLVAPGSEVALNGVLQSVYDAGIPVIIFSSNATPDDYTVKILGDDVDFGRAGAQFLADTLDGKGNVIAIRGISGNSIENDRWKGVEEVFANYPDIKVIDEGFADWAYDKGKQVCESLLVAHSDVDAIWSSGGAMTQACAEVIEDYGLPMIPMTGEGNNGFLRIWQEMDLDTVAPQYPTWFGQQAVIAAVRLLEGETVYHDYALRPTPITKETIAEYYRPDLNDSYWVGSSLPDETLVEIYGK